From Aegilops tauschii subsp. strangulata cultivar AL8/78 chromosome 5, Aet v6.0, whole genome shotgun sequence:
CGGATATGGTCTTCACAAACGCCACCCACTAAGGATACATACCATCGCCAAAATAGTACCCCATGTTGTAGTTTCGGTCGTTGACGGTGTAGTTGCAAAGCCTCCTGAACACCGGTGATCGTTGAAGCACGTTGATGTCGTTGTGAGAACCGGCATtccaaagaaagcatgccaaatccaTAAATCATGTGATACctgttggtaatcgtagcataattttaaaaaaattctacgctcaccaagatgcatctatggagtctactagcaacgaggggaagggagtgcatctacataccgttgtggatcgcgagcggaagcgttccaatgaacgtggatgacgcagtcgtactcgccgtgatccaaatcaccgatgaccgagtgccgaacgtacggcacctccgcgttcaacacacgtacggtgcagcgacgtctcctcctttcttgatccagcaagggggaaggagaggttgatggagatccaacagcacgacggcgtggtggtggatgtagcggctcttcggcagggcttcgccgagcttctgcgcgagagagagaggtgttgtaggggaggagggaggcgccaaaggctgtaggttttctgccctccctcccccccactatttataggaccccttgggaggggggagccggccaaaacccatctagggttgggggggcggcggccaagggggggaaggggttgccttgccccccaaggcaagggggaactccccccccccctagggttcccaaccctaggcgcatgggggggaggcccaaggaggcgccccagcccactaggggctggttcccttccactttcagcccacggggccctccgggacaggtggccccacccggtggacccccgggacccttccggtggtcccggtacaataccgataaaccccgaaactttcccggtggccaaaactggacttcctatatataattcttcacctccggaccattccggaacctctcgtgacgtccgggatctcatccgggactccgaacaactttcgggtttccgcatacatatatctctacaaccctagcgtcaccggaccttaagtgtgtagaccctacgggttcgggagacatgcagacatgatcgagacgcctctccggtcaataaccaacagcgggatctggatacccatgttggctcccacatgttccacgatgatatcatcgggtgaaccacggtgccgaggattcaatcaatccgtatgcaattccctttgtcaatcggtatgttacttgcccgagattcgatcgtcggtatcccaatacctagttcaatctcgttaccggcaagtctctttactcgtaccgcaatgcatgatcccgtgactaacgccttagtcacattgagctcattatgatgatgcattaccgagtgggcccagagatacctctccgtttacacggagtgacaaatcccagtctcgatccgtgccaacccaacagacactttcggagatacccgtaatgcacctttatagtcacccagttacgttgtgacgtttggcatacccaaagcactcctacggaatccgggagttgcacgatctcatggtctaaggaaaagatacttgacattggaaaagctctagcaaacgaaactacacgatcttttatgctatgcttaagttgggtcttgtccatcacatcattctcctaatgatgtgatcccgttatcaatgacatcctatgtccatagtcaggaaaccatgactatctgttgatcaacgagctagtcaactagaggcttactagggacaggttgtggtctatgtattcacacatgtattacgattttcggacaatacaattatagcatgaataatagactattatcatgaacacagaaatataataataaccatttattattgcctctagggcatatttccaacaataccACCACTTCTAGTATGATGGTGGCCTCTCTTGTATGACCTTGATACATTCCCCGCAGACCTTTGGGCAGTTCTTCCATTGCTAATGCATGCAACCAATTTATCCGAGCATGGAAACCCCCTTGCCTCTCAAATAGCCAACAACTTCTCCGTGCCCTTCGCATTTGGTTCTCTGAGATACTCAGGTCCAAACACCTCCACCACGGCGCGGACAAACTTGACAGTAGTCTTCAGGCACGTGCTCTCCCCCATCCTAACCATCTCACCAACGGCGTCTGCAGCAGTACCAAGTGCAAGCATCCTCGGGGCAGCCGTGCACTTCTGCTTGGCCGAGTGGCCGCGGCAATCCCTTTTGAGCTTGAAGTACTCGTCGTGTGCCTCCACTCCCTCCATAATGCGCAAAAACAATGGTTTATGTATGCAAAAACGGCGACGAAACCATGGATCATCCGGGAAAGCAGGTTTGGGAGCAAAGTAGTCATTGTGCAGTAGCTTTGCTTTGGACACCCTGTCCCGGTTGATCACTCTTCTCCCTTTGATTGAGCCCTTGAAGTTGAGAATATGCTCCACTTGCCGCTCCATTTCCTCTTGCATGCTCATGAGCATGATCATGCCCACTTATTCCTCCAAATCCGACAAATAATATGAAAACGGCGACGAAACCATGGATCATCCGGGAAAGCAGGTTTGGGAGCAAAGTAGTCATTGTGCGGTAGCTTTGCTTTGGACACCCTGTCCCGGTTGATCACTCTTCTCCATTTGATTGAGCCCTTGAAGTTGAGAATATGCTCCACTTGCCGCTTCATTTCCTCTTGCATGCTCACGAGCATGATCATGTCCACTTATTCCTCCAAATCCGACAAATCGAAGAACTCATCTTGAATCATTTGGTCAAGCTCCATCGGTCCATACTCCTCGTTCGAGGAAGCATCGGAATCCATAGTTTTACCTAACAAAATAACAAAAAATCTGGCCGGACAATGTGTCGAACACATCAAGCGCAAGGCGGAGCCGAAGAATTGCCGGACGTACCAAGGTGCCGTCCGGGCCGACGACGACGTCCCACACGGCAAGGACGGGAGGACTCTTCCGAAGCTGGCGGCGGAGAGCCTGGGAGCGGCGGCGGAGCGCGAGATGGACGGCGCGGAGGAGGAAGAAAAAAGGAGATAGCAAATGGATCCGGTGGTTTTGGGGGTGGATTTGGCGCAATTTGGGATGGGGTCGGGCTGTCGGGTCCGACATGGCGGGCGTGCCCGTGCGCCCCCATATCCATctcatatttgggctggatatggggggtgccggtcagcccgggcgtttgagggcACCCATCTGGATCAAAAAATCGTGACTAGTCAGTGACCGGGCAGCCCGTCCGGGCGGATATGGCGGGTTTGGGaggtccggctgtagatgctctaagaatCACTAAGAATCTGGAATTATTGTTTGGATGGTCTCGGATTGAACCCGAGTTATGCTGACCTTACATGCTGCTGGTCAGTGATCCTTAGGTTGTTTAAAGCCTTTATTTCTAATTTTGGATCGTCGCTCGTATGGTTAGTGTCTTTCTCTGGCATTGTGTCTACTTCTATCTTAACGCATGAATTCAGATGCTGTTGTACCTGCATGGTTCCATTTTAACGAAATCTACCGGTGATGCTCAAAGCCTAATTAAGACGGATTTGTTGGGAACTGTACCAGCAGCATTCTTGAAATGACGTTTCCCGCACCATGCATGCATGTTTCATGCTCCTGACTCGCCGCACCACAAAGTAAGTCCACTAGCGCGGGTAGCAGGGAAGCGCGTGCATCCATCACCTCCTTGCTGTAGGATTACCCTACGGCCGAGATGGGGCAAGCTTCACCTCCAATTTCTCCTTCCAAATTAGTATCACCGAACCAAACTCGCCGTGTTTCACTGGCATGATACCCTATGGGCGGAACATCTCCTTCTCCAACAACAAGCTTGCAGGAACCATCCCGCCGCAGCTCGGCCTCTTTACGGGAGTGGAACTTATCAACTTAATCTCCTTAGATCTCTCAGTAGCCGAGGTTGTTCGTGTTCCGTATGAACCGAGGACACGAAAATTGTTGCCCGGTACTACACATGGCCAGGGTGTGACTGGGAGAGCGGCCAAGGCACTGCAGCACGTTGTAATCCGCGGCCACGGGAAGGTCGCATCGCGGTCATCGTCGTGGCTCGAGCTAGCAGCCATGGCAGCTTCTGCTTTGTTAGGGTTGATCTGCGCCATAACAGGGCTCGTGCTCTGCTGCATCCGTAGCAAGAGAACGCGGCAGCAGAGCATGTCGGCTATCATAACCGAACCTGAACTCCAGCGAGGACTGGGGCCTAGGCAGTTCCGCTACGGCCAACTTGCCGCCGCGACTTGCAACTttgcagaggagaagaagatcGGGAGAGGGGGGTTCGGTCAGGTTTACAGAGGCTACCTTAGTGACCAGGACCTTCATGTGGCAATCAAGACGCTCTCAGTTGCTGTCTCTGAGGAGAGGTCAGTGCAGGGTCTCAAGGAGTTCCAGGCGGAGGTCACCGTCCTGAGCCAGCTCAGGCACCGCAACATTGTCCAGCTCGTCGGCTGGTGGTGCGGTGGCCGGAGAAGGCGGAGAGGACGGCGGCTAGCGCTCGTCTACGAGCTCATGCCCGGCGGCAGCCTCGACACGCACCTCTACGACGCTGACAAGCACTTAACTTGGCCAGAGAGGTACTATAACCGATTCTGTTGCACTGGATACAAACTTTAAAACCTGATGAAATGTGAGATTAACATCCACAACTTTGCAGGTACGAGATCGCGCTGGGACTGGGCTCTGCCTTGCGGTACCTCCACACGGAGTGCGACCGGTGCATCGTGCACGGGGACATAAAACCCGCGAACGTGATGCTCGACGCGTCGGGCAACGCTAAGCTCGGCGACTTGGGGCTAGCAAGGCTCGTCGACCATGGCGCCGAGCCACGGACGACACAAGTCGTCGCAGGCACCGTCGGGTACATTGACCCAGAGCTCGTCAACGGCCAGAGGTGTGCAGCTTCGGCGTGGTGCTTCTCGAGATCGGCTGTGGCCGGCGGCCAACCTCGGGGACCCTAATGGCGTCAGTCCGCCGCATGTACCGCCAGAGCCGGGTCCTCGACGCGGCCGACCAGAGGCTGGGCGGCGAGTTTGACAGGCCGCAGATGGAGTGTCTGCTCGTGACGGGGCTCTGGTGCGCCCACCACGACCCCGTGCAGCGGCCGTCCGTTACCGAGGCTATATATGGACGTCCTGCGATTGCAAGACACAGAGTTGCCGGTGCTCGGTGGAGCGATGCGTGGTTCCTCCGGGGACATCCTCTCCTTGGAGAGACGGGCTTACGGTGACGACGCGTTATCTGAAAACTCAAACTCTGGTTATGTGCATTCAAACCGAGTACCTTACTGTCGAGTATTCAACTTTTCTCTTTCCAGAAGAATAGTACATGTATCGGTGCATGCACCCACGGCTGTTTGTATCTGTAAGATTCAGTCATCGAATGATTTTTAATCTACCAAACAGGAGCTCCTAACAGCTGATTTTCATGTGACCTCCCATAACTGGAGAGAAGCAAACCAACCGGACGATTTGTAATTGGCTATGCTTAGTAGTTGACATCTTTCGTGTTCACATTCTCCCttccattttattttattttgtgagCCTTGCCATCTGAATTTTATATCTGTTCGTGCAGCATAGCTTGTTTTTTAGAGTGTGCAGCCTTCTAATCAGGAGTTGTTGAAATTTACAGAGAGGTGCCAACACTAAGTATAACACTTGGTCCCTTCTCCTATATTCTTTTTTGCGGGGCCCTTCTCCTCTATTTTTCGGTCGAATATCCCGCTCGTTGTGTCCCTGCTAGCGTGTACCCTCCGGACTCGATTTTTTGGCTGGGCCATACATGGTCACTTGTATGGACGTTTGAAGACGGTAGGAAAACTCTAGTTGGAAAAAAACTAGCCATCGTTGAGagttccttttttttttttttgcggggtgaTCGTTGAGAGTTCCTATCCGGCAACCACCACCGGGCGCAACTGTACCACGACCCACCCTTGTCCGGTCAGTTCCCCGGGCTCGGTCAACACGAAAAGTTAATTCTTAACTTATGGTATTGTCACACTGCCGAGTCAGAGTAAACATGTGTTGCTTGACAATGCATGGTACGTCCAATTTTTTTAATGATTTTCTAAAATATTCATGTGAAAAATATGCTAGAATTCCAAAAAAGTGAATAAATTCAAATTACTTTTTGAATATATAAAAAGTTCACAGATTTACAAATATTGCTGGTTTTTAAAATGCGGATTTAAAAATGCTACCAAACTACAAAAAAATAGTGATTTTTTAAAAAGTGCTCATGAATTGCAAACAAGTTCACAAACTAAAATTATGAAAAGGAATACTTGAAAAAGATAAAAATGCAAAACCGGTAGGAAAACAAtaaaaaaacaaaggaaaaaaacCAAAACCTTAAAAAGAAAGAATAGACACACCGAAGCCCCGAGTGGGCCTACCAATGTATGAGTGGGAATGTTTGCTCCACACGATAAATAGGAATTGTCCACGACGTACGATGAGCAAACGGACACCCACTGATCATTTTAGGTCAGATCCACGTCCATGTTTCTTCCCTGGCATCACGTGCTGGTAGGGCTGCAAGAAAAGCTTGAGGCTCGTGAGCCGCTCGAGATCCACTTGAATTTTGGCTCGACTCAAGATTGACTTGAAAAGAAATGAGTTGAGTATGAGCACTTTATGTGGCTCGATCAAGAAACGAGCTGATCTTGAGCCAACATTGGCTTACTCGATTTTAGCTGGATATCATATAATTATATGAAATAATGTTGATATATATATTTAAAGAAAATAAGATAATTTATTTTCATATATGTTTTGTACATTTTACCTGCTAGCAAACATGATAACTTAATTAAACACGGAGATAATTTAGCCTCAATATGGTACGTGGTCAACCATGTGTTAAGTATCCTGTTATTCTTGGTCATAGTTTTAGAGCAAAGGTACTAGTATTCAATAAGTTCAATTTTACAGTGGTTTCTTATGTTGTGTTATGGCCTATCTTGTTTGAAAAATTGCATTATATTATTAACAAAAAATCTTATTAGCCAATCATTAATTATACATTAATTTTTAATCTATGTAGTCTATGGATGACTTTTATCGGAAATTAAATGCTGCAAAGGACTTTGTGATATAGTCGGATGAAAAAGAGGGGAAGAAGACTCAAAGGAAGAGGACTCCAAGTAAGAGGAGGTCAAGACTTGAACTAAATCAAGCATTTTGAGCTTTGCTATGAATGTAAATAAGCTCTGC
This genomic window contains:
- the LOC109775823 gene encoding uncharacterized protein, translating into MIMLMSMQEEMERQVEHILNFKGSIKGRRVINRDRVSKAKLLHNDYFAPKPAFPDDPWFRRRFCIHKPLFLRIMEGVEAHDEYFKLKRDCRGHSAKQKCTAAPRMLALGTAADAVGEMVRMGESTCLKTTVKFVRAVVEVFGPEYLREPNAKGTEKLLAI
- the LOC109775824 gene encoding probable kinase CHARK, encoding MIPYGRNISFSNNKLAGTIPPQLGLFTGVELINLISLDLSVAEVVRVPYEPRTRKLLPGTTHGQGVTGRAAKALQHVVIRGHGKVASRSSSWLELAAMAASALLGLICAITGLVLCCIRSKRTRQQSMSAIITEPELQRGLGPRQFRYGQLAAATCNFAEEKKIGRGGFGQVYRGYLSDQDLHVAIKTLSVAVSEERSVQGLKEFQAEVTVLSQLRHRNIVQLVGWWCGGRRRRRGRRLALVYELMPGGSLDTHLYDADKHLTWPERYEIALGLGSALRYLHTECDRCIVHGDIKPANVMLDASGNAKLGDLGLARLVDHGAEPRTTQVVAGTVGYIDPELVNGQRCAASAWCFSRSAVAGGQPRGP